A window of the Tripterygium wilfordii isolate XIE 37 chromosome 12, ASM1340144v1, whole genome shotgun sequence genome harbors these coding sequences:
- the LOC120011314 gene encoding cyclin-dependent protein kinase inhibitor SMR6-like: protein MGISKKSQVESGLESEGKKWVIGGITIRTSLKPINTKPIGKETEEGDNNEEACSTTPTAKETRIPEKLSCPPAPRKRRPASICNFGAKDFFTPPDLETVFKFHVDKTD from the coding sequence ATGGGAATTTCAAAGAAATCACAGGTGGAATCTGGATTAGAATCCGAAGGCAAAAAATGGGTTATCGGTGGAATCACAATTAGGACTTCCTTGAAGCCAATCAACACAAAGCCAATAGGCAAAGAGACCGAAGAAGGCGACAACAACGAAGAGGCATGTTCGACAACTCCAACAGCCAAAGAAACAAGAATACCAGAGAAATTGTCATGCCCACCGGCCCCGAGAAAGCGAAGACCTGCTTCAATATGCAATTTTGGTGCCAAAGACTTCTTCACTCCGCCTGACTTGGAGACAGTTTTCAAGTTCCATGTTGACAAAACAGATTGA
- the LOC120010937 gene encoding LOB domain-containing protein 25, which yields MSSSCYSNAPCAACKFLRRKCLPNCVFAPYFPPEEPQKFANVHKIFGASNVSKLLNEVLPHQREDAVNSLAYEAEARLKDPVYGCVGAISVLQRQVIKLQKELDATNADLIRYASNDFQAGNNNNNNNLEYGRSSGNYGYGGGSSSFDQNSGLYYSSSSSHQWTSDGWR from the coding sequence ATGTCTTCTTCCTGCTACTCCAATGCACCATGTGCTGCCTGCAAGTTCTTGAGGAGAAAATGCCTGCCAAACTGCGTTTTCGCTCCCTATTTTCCGCCCGAAGAGCCCCAAAAATTCGCGAATGTTCATAAGATATTTGGTGCAAGTAATGTTAGCAAACTCCTGAATGAAGTCCTCCCACACCAAAGAGAAGATGCAGTGAACTCTCTTGCATATGAAGCCGAGGCGCGGTTGAAGGATCCGGTCTACGGGTGTGTCGGAGCCATTTCTGTGCTCCAAAGACAAGTCATTAAGCTCCAGAAAGAATTGGATGCCACAAATGCTGATTTGATTAGATATGCTTCCAATGATTTTCAGGCaggtaataataataataataataatttagagTATGGAAGATCATCAGGGAATTATGGTTATGGAGGAGGATCTAGTAGTTTTGATCAGAATTCTGGTTTGTAttattcttcttcgtcttctcaTCAATGGACTAGTGATGGTTGGAGATAG
- the LOC120011312 gene encoding denticleless protein homolog codes for MESINSQSFFRHIRSRELSGFRVRKRPYIGELASDFSEIGTLVVEHGGEETPPLAMSFCKTSKCSHVLAVADEDGYVSLFDTRRKFTSFASPLENTGKARANDWVAHQNAIFDVCWIKEDTNILTASGDQTIRLWDAKNGICTGVLTGHTGSVKSVSCHPTNSDLIVSGSRDGSFTIWDLRCKTSPKGRRSDVCIASTAMVKGAHVSPQTKRIRRGKAASMSITSVLYLKDEVSIASAGATDSTIKFWDTRNLKTHITQACIHPESSAEKDKVLHGISSLSQDSNGMFLTASCMDNRIYLYNVLQLDKGPVQSFSGCQIESFYVKAAISPDGAHIISGSSNGSAYVWQVDRPQGYPSTLKSHRGEVTAVDWCSSEVGKLATSADDFTVCIWNIKNSYCSSARSSSSSIRRRVMALPSEECRELLMNGNSEGSKESLHIAHVRERVAPKSPINPIKMPTISTPEAQMKKVSSSSDSNETLEKTPEAMKSPSILSPPSSLKRTIRDYFVAAS; via the exons ATGGAGAGCATCAATTCTCAATCCTTCTTTCGGCACATCAGATCTAGAGAGCTCAGCGGATTTCGAG TTCGGAAACGGCCATATATCGGTGAATTGGCATCGGATTTCAGCGAAATCGGAACCTTAGTGGTCGAGCACGGCGGCGAGGAAACTCCTCCGTTGGCCATGTCCTTTTGTAAg ACTAGTAAGTGTTCTCACGTTCTTGCTGTGGCGGATGAGGATGGCTATGTGAGCTTGTTTGATACTCGTAGGAAGTTTACCTCTTTTGCATCTCCCCTCGAAAATACAG GGAAAGCTAGAGCTAATGATTGGGTGGCTCATCAGAATGCCATATTTGATGTATGCTGGATCAAG GAAGATACCAACATCTTAACAGCTTCTGGTGATCAAACT ATAAGGTTATGGGACGCAAAGAATGGGATATGCACTGGAGTGTTGACAGGGCACACGGGAAGTGTGAAATCTGTGTCTTGTCATCCCACAAATTCCG ATCTTATTGTCTCTGGTTCAAGAGATGGGTCCTTTACAATATGGGACCTAAGATGCAAGACTAGTCCAAAAGGCAGGCGGAGTGATGTTTGCATTGC CTCAACTGCAATGGTCAAAGGAGCTCATGTTTCACCTCAGACAAAGCGAATCAGGCGTGGCAAG GCTGCCTCCATGAGCATTACATCTGTTCTTTATCTCAAAGATGAAGTTTCCATTGCTTCCGCTGGAGCAACGGATAG TACGATAAAATTCTGGGATACCAGGAATCTGAAGACTCACATTACTCAGGCATGCATTCATCCAGAGTCATCAGCTGAAAAG GACAAAGTATTACATGGTATATCAAGCCTGTCCCAGGATTCAAATGGAATGTTCCTTACAGCTTCATGCATGGACAATAG AATATACCTGTATAATGTACTTCAGCTTGATAAGGGTCCTGTACAGTCCTTCTCTGGATGCCAAATAGAATCATTCTATGTGAAG GCAGCAATTAGTCCTGATGGAGCTCATATCATAAGTGGCTCCAGTAATGGAAGTGCTTACGTTTGGCAG GTGGACAGGCCTCAAGGTTATCCCAGCACATTGAAGAGTCACAGGGGAGAAGTTACAGCAGTAGATTG GTGCTCATCAGAAGTTGGAAAGCTAGCAACTTCTGCAGATGATTTCACG GTTTGCATCTGGAACATCAAAAACAGTTACTGCTCCAGTGCAaggtcatcatcatcttcaatccGAAGAAGAGTAATGGCTTTACCAAGTGAAGAATGCAGGGAACTTTTGATGAATGGAAATTCAGAGGGCTCAAAAGAGAGTTTGCATATTGCACATGTCAGAGAACGCGTAGCACCAAAATCACCCATCAATCCAATCAAAATGCCAACAATTAGTACTCctgaagctcaaatgaaaaaagtTTCTTCGAGTTCTGATTCAAATGAAACCTTAGAGAAAACTCCTGAAGCAATGAAGAGTCCTTCAATACTGAGCCCCCCTTCCTCCTTGAAAAGAACTATTCGAGATTACTTTGTAGCAGCCTCATGA